One part of the Dysidea avara chromosome 10, odDysAvar1.4, whole genome shotgun sequence genome encodes these proteins:
- the LOC136268583 gene encoding kielin/chordin-like protein: protein MRVMWCSLLIFGLVVSSVSSQGCPEVDPDSFGICPEDCSIDSDCTNGQLCCSNGCGHVCMEPVIDPCANVRCAAPECNNASAGTIIPEGECCPVCACSTVSGDMVAAGTSFMNDCNTCSCLDNGLAICTLIGCPPPTDTPATEPPTLPTSTTPPVGLLVCPDSTGLIGTCDVHCTDDSNCTMGQLCCSNGCGYACMDPVLSCAAVSCLRPTCTSPAVEVTPQGSCCPVCGCPTPDGVGAAPGETYQPDSCNTCSCGQNGVAACTLAFCPPPPSGCQLSDGTSVNVGDTYMDQCNTCTCLEGGLGACTRKGCLGCTLSNGSWVEVGTSYKDDCNTCTCSGNNQALCTEIACRQGGTCPTVQSSNKAVSDCANECSSDDDCQYDRICCSNECGGRTCSDPVEMCQLIQCDWPICPKNAQPVTSPFSCCPYCPSSPNTVTGDGDGGTGLTSVASLVIIVMCGVVSLVF, encoded by the exons GACTGGTGGTGTCTTCTGTCTCATCACAAG GATGTCCTGAAGTTGATCCAGACTCATTTGGAATATGTCCTGAAGACTGTTCCATTGACAGTGACTGTACTAATGGACAATTGTGCTGCAGTAATGGATGTGGTCACGTGTGTATGGAGCCAGTAATAGACCCTTGTGCA AATGTAAGATGTGCTGCACCCGAGTGTAATAATGCATCTGCTGGTACTATCATTCCAGAGGGTGAATGCTGTCCTGTATGTG CATGCTCCACAGTGAGTGGTGACATGGTTGCTGCTGGGACAAGTTTCATGAATGACTGTAACACTTG CTCATGTCTGGATAATGGACTGGCCATATGTACACTGATAGGTTGTC CCCCTCCAACTGATACTCCAGCAACAGAACCCCCAACCCTGCCGACATCAACAACTCCtccagttgggttat TGGTGTGTCCTGATTCTACTGGTCTAATTGGCACGTGTGATGTTCATTGTACTGATGATAGTAATTGTACTATGGGTCAATTGTGTTGTTCTAATGGATGTGGATATGCCTGTATGGACCCAGTACTGTCCTGTGCT GCTGTGTCCTGTCTACGTCCAACCTGTACTTCTCCAGCAGTAGAAGTGACTCCCCAAGGATCTTGTTGTCCTGTTTGTG GGTGTCCCACACCTGATGGTGTTGGGGCTGCTCCAGGAGAGACCTACCAACctgacagctgtaacacttg TTCTTGTGGTCAAAATGGAGTTGCTGCTTGTACCCTGGCTTTCTGTC CACCACCACCATCAGGCTGTCAATTATCAGATGGTACATCAGTTAATGTTGGGGATACTTACATGGACCAGTGTAACACTTG TACTTGTCTTGAAGGTGGTCTTGGTGCTTGTACCAGGAAGGGTTGTCTTG GTTGTACACTGAGCAATGGTAGTTGGGTTGAAGTGGGAACATCCTACAAGGATGACTGCAATACCTG TACTTGTTCTGGTAATAATCAGGCACTGTGTACTGAGATAGCATGTAGACAag GTGGAACATGTCCTACTGTTCAGTCAAGTAATAAGGCAGTTTCAGATTGTGCTAATGAGTGTTCATCAGATGATGACTGTCAGTATGATAGGATCTGTTGTAGTAATGAGTGTGGAGGTCGTACTTGTTCTGATCCTGTTGAGATGTGTCAG CTGATTCAATGTGATTGGCCAATTTGTCCTAAGAATGCTCAACCAGTAACTAGTCCATTTAGTTGCTGTCCATACTGTCCATCATCAC CAAACACAGTTACTGGTGATGGTGATGGAGGAACTGGACTGACTAGTGTTGCTAGTTTAGTGATCATCGTTATGTGTGGAGTAGTCAGTCTTGTCTTCTAA
- the LOC136268584 gene encoding kielin/chordin-like protein, producing the protein MKMLRSVSLRLTIIGLLACIATAQNGCPVVDPDSFGICPEDCSIDSDCSNGQLCCSNGCGHVCMEPVPTDPCAGVACAAPECDQSAGLVTPDGECCPVCACATPNGDMVAAGTSFMDDCNTCVCSDNGLAGCTRIACPPTTPPPNTSSTTQPPTPPPPACLVAGQVHSECASVCNITCANMNTPQVCPLVCVVNGCECPAGTVINEETNSCVPPTDCPGTATTSSTTQPTTSPPAACLVAGQVHMQCASPCDLTCLNMNSPPPCPAICVINGCQCPHGTVIDDLTNSCIPPSECPPGTATTPTTTGRTSPPPSGCQLSDGTSVNVGDTYMDQCNTCTCLEGGLGACTRKGCLGCTLSNGGWVEVGSTYMDDCNTCTCSGNEVAACTEIACNPNTGVGAKTCPTVQSSNKAVSDCANECSSDDDCQYDRICCSNECGGRTCSDSVEMCQLIQCDWPTCPKNAQPVTSPFSCCPYCPSSSNTVTGDGDGGSGLTSVASLLIIIMCGVVSLVF; encoded by the exons ATGAAGATGCTG CGTTCAGTTTCCTTGCGATTGACGATCATCG GACTACTGGCGTGTATCGCTACAGCACAGAATG GATGTCCTGTAGTTGATCCAGACTCATTTGGAATATGTCCTGAAGATTGTTCCATTGACAGTGACTGCAGTAATGGACAATTGTGCTGCAGTAATGGATGTGGTCACGTGTGTATGGAGCCAGTACCAACTGATCCTTGTGCT GGAGTAGCTTGTGCTGCACCAGAATGTGATCAATCAGCTGGTCTTGTTACTCCAGATGGTGAATGTTGTCCAGTGTGTG CTTGTGCAACACCTAATGGTGACATGGTCGCTGCTGGAACAAGTTTTATGGATGATTGTAACACTTG TGTCTGTTCAGATAATGGACTTGCTGGGTGTACACGGATTGCTTGTC CTCCAACTACTCCACCACCTAACACGTCATCTACCACCCAACCACCTACACCACCACCCCCAG CTTGTCTGGTGGCTGGTCAAGTCCACTCAGAGTGTGCATCAGTGTGTAACATAACTTGTGCTAACATGAACACACCACAAGTTTGTCCTCTTGTTTGTGTGGTCAATGGTTGTGAGTGTCCTGCTGGTACTGTGATTAATGAGGAGACTAACTCTTGTGTACCTCCCACTGACTGCCCCGGGACAG CTACTACATCATCTACCACCCAACCAACAACATCACCACCTGCAG CATGTCTGGTGGCTGGTCAGGTCCACATGCAATGTGCATCACCTTGTGACCTAACATGCCTCAACATGAACTCACCGCCACCATGCCCAGCTATTTGTGTAATAAATGGCTGTCAGTGTCCTCATGGTACTGTAATTGATGATTTGACCAACTCCTGTATACCTCCATCCGAGTGTCCCCCTGGAACAG CTACTACACCTACAACTACTGGTAGAACAT CACCACCACCATCAGGCTGTCAATTATCAGATGGTACATCAGTTAATGTTGGGGATACTTACATGGACCAGTGTAACACTTG TACTTGTCTTGAAGGTGGTCTAGGTGCTTGTACCAGGAAGGGTTGTCTTG GTTGTACACTGAGTAATGGTGGTTGGGTTGAAGTAGGATCAACCTACATGGATGACTGCAACACCTG TACTTGTTCTGGTAATGAGGTAGCAGCTTGTACTGAAATAGCATGTAACCCTAACACTGGTGTTGGAG CCAAAACATGTCCTACTGTTCAGTCAAGTAATAAGGCAGTTTCAGATTGTGCTAATGAGTGTTCATCAGATGATGACTGTCAGTATGATAGGATCTGTTGTAGTAATGAGTGTGGAGGTCGTACTTGTTCTGATTCTGTTGAGATGTGTCAG CTGATTCAATGTGATTGGCCAACTTGCCCTAAGAATGCTCAACCAGTAACTAGTCCATTTAGTTGCTGTCCATACTGTCCATCATCAT CAAACACAGTTACTGGTGATGGTGATGGAGGATCTGGACTGACCAGTGTTGCTAGTTTACTGATTATCATTATGTGTGGAGTGGTCAGTCTTGTCTTCTAA